The genomic window TGAAGGCAACGGCCAAAGCGGCGAGGCCGACAAGCAATGTCGTCGCGGCAACCACACCAAATACGCGGATCATTGCCCAAAAGTAGTTTGCGTTGCCAGGGATCAAAAGTCCAAACGGAATCAGTATCGTTCCAATCACGATGCCCATCCACCACGCAGCATTCCAGCCCACAATTGCCGCACCAACACGTTCAGGAATACCGTTGTCAATGCGGAACTGCTGGAACTTGAATTGAGTGAAGTATTCCGGCGAGACGGTGTAAGAAATTTGATTATGCACCGCTCCATAAAGGCCAGCCAAAAGGCAGGCGATCACGAATAATAGGGGAACCAAGCCGAGTTTCACCATGCGGTTGTCCTATGACACAGCGGTAGCCGTCACGAGGGACGGTAATTGAGGTTTGAGAGTGAGTGGACGCAACGCCGTGTTCCGGTGCACGGAATGGTTCTTCGGCATTTTGATGTAAAAAAAGATCAAATCACGCCGCAACCTCAGTCACCAAGTTTTCGTGATTGCCGTTGTCGCTCGGCGGCGAAGATGGATTCACGGGAGTCTTCACCACTTTGCGTTCCCCTCAGGCTTAGGTCTACAACGAGACTCCGTCCGACAAACGACTTAAACATTCCCGGATTGTCCGGGTCGTAATTCGATTGTACCGCGAATAATTAGGTACGCGCACCCCGGCAGGGGCCGTCTGCCTTTGTGAGAAAACGGCTTACTGATTCTCCAGCTTCCTTTGCAAACGACGCGCGGTTTGCAAGTGTCCTAAGCAACTAGCAACGCAAACACTTGCCAAAGGTTCATGTCCCCATTTTCGGATATTTTTCGACCGGAAAATTGGACGACCGGAAGATTAGTAGACGGTGGCAGGGGAAATTTTCCGGTCGTCCAATCTTCCGGTCAATCACCGAGCAAGCAATGACTGCTGGCACCTTTGTGCGCCCTGTTGTTTGGACAGACGTTGGCAAACCGTCACCATCAGATGTTTACCTGCGTTTCAGCGTGTTGCATCCAGCTTGCGCTGCACGTCGGCAATACAGTTTGCGATGTAGGTCGCGTGCTCGGGCCAGCGATCGGCAACTTCTTGATAGGCGGCAATAGCGGCATCCCATTCGCCCATCTGATCAAGCCGGGAGGCGGCAGCCATCGCTTCGTCTGCGTTGTCGGACGGTTGCGGTTCGGGATCCGCATCTCCGTAATCAAAGTCATCCGGCCAGTCGAACGATCCGACATCCATGAAGGCACTGCACTTCGGACAATTTTGGGTTGTCCCATCTTGTGAGGCGGGAAATTCGCTTGAAGCACCGCATTCCTCACATTGTGAGACAATCGGAGCCGCAGCATCGAGGTCTGCACGACGTTTATCACGCTGAATCTCAAATTGGTGCAACAGTTCGCCAGCCCGTTGTAGATCGTCTTTCGTGACAAACACCTGGGGCTTGTGAAACTGGCTGATGGTGCCAAAGGCAAACAGGCTGACCCCCGAGTTGTCTTCCACTGCATAAGACCGCACCCCATGCGCTTCGAGCCATGTCACCACAGAATGTGCTTCAAGATTTCCGTTCGCCGTATAGGCGAGTACGGGTTCAGCAAGCCCTTCCGCATCGGCGTTTGACGACGGAGGAAGCGGTTCGCCACCCGGCGGTGTCATCGAAGCCTTGTACGGATTGTCGTCCATGTGAGTATGTTCAAGACGGAGTGCAGATAAAAAATTTCAGTCGGCCAACGCTATGGAACAGACAGTGCGTGCGGACATCATTGCCATCACCGACCGTCATGGCGCCAGATCGCCGGCATCCGATGGTCCGCCGGCGGTTAGCGAAGTGAGGTCAAACGCCAAAGTTGCCCGAGTCCAAATCATATCGGGCGCAGAGACCGTCGGCAAATCGAAGAAGTAGCCCGGGCTGCCAGGATAGAACGAACCCCAAAACATCGAACACGGATGTCCGGCATGCTCCACTGCGCCGAAATTTGGCGACCGGAGAATTGGACGACCGGAAGATTAGTAGACGGTGGCCAGACGGTAAGCTGGACTCTGCAAAGACCGAATCACAGCCACCAGCATTCAAAGAGAACTCAGCCAGAGGAAGGACCACGAAAACACCGCAAGACACGAAAGTAGGTGAATGTACTTTTCGTGTGATTCGTGTCTTTCGTGGTTAGAAAACCATCAGCGGTTGGCGAAGCACCACATCGATGCTAACTCAACGACTAGCCGATGAGCTGAGTGAAGCGTGGACTCCAGCGCGGCGCCTCCACGTTCGGGGGAACGTGGAGGCGGCTGGAATTCCTGCAAACGTTAGCGTTTGCGGATTTCGAGGATGTACTTCATCAAGTCGTTGAATTCCTTGCGGCTTTTCAAGGACCTGGTCAAATTGGCGGGCATCAGCGACACCTTCGACTCGGTGACATCTTCGATGTCGTCCTGGGCGATCTTGATCGGATCCGGTTCGGCCAGGTTTCGCAGCACGATTTCATCATCGTTTTCCGAAACCCGGACGCCGGTTTGGATCTTGCCGTCGGCTGTCAACACGCTGACTTGAGCGTAATCCTTATCGATCAGCTGCGAGGGACGCAGGATCGAATCCACCAGTTGCTCCGGAGTCAGCTTGGTTTTGATCTTGTTCAAATCCGGTCCCAAGCGAGCGGCTCCCGAGGGCGGGTTGTGGCAAGCGAAACAGGCCGCGGCCGACTGATAGAACAGCTTCTGACCACGCTGGGCGTTGCCCTTGGCCATCGCTTCTCGCACCAGTTCTTCCACCGGAGCGTCCATCAGTTCTTTCTCCAAGGCTTCGTTGGAGAATTCTTCGACCTCTTCAGCCGGCTGATTGCCCGCCAAGCCGGCTTCCATGGGATGCTCTTTCAGCAACTCATCGGGCGTCCAGAACGTCGTCCGGTCGATCGTCTCTTGCCGCACCTGCTTGACTTTCTCCGGGCTGACCGGGGCGGCTTCGTTGCCCCAAGTGTTCCGCACGAAGGTCAGCACGGCGGCCAATTCGTCGTCTTTCAACAGGGAACGGAATGCGGTCATCGGCGGCACACCACGAGCCGGGTCGTAGGTCTTGCCATGGACCGTCAATTTGCCCCACAGACCGTGCAGCGAAAGCTTGATCAAACGATCTTCATCACCCAGCACCCAGGGACTGTTGATCAACGAGGGATACACGTTGGGGCTGCCCTTGCCGTGTGCAAGGTGACAGGTCGCACAGTGCGATTCACGTTGGTAAACCTCCGAGCCCAGTTTGTAAACCTTTTGCTCGGCGGGGCTAAGATGTTTGGGAGGATCGAATTTCACGAACTCCAACTCCGCCGGCGCTTCGAACCCGCTGGCGCCGGTGGCGTCCACGTTGTGCCAGAAGTGTTTGACGGTGTTCGCCGCCATAGCGGCATGTTTAACTTCCGAAGCCAACATGGTGTTCAGCAGGTCTTCGTTGCGGTAGCCATGCTGTTGGTACAACCACAGGGCTTCCAGCATGTGGTGGGCTTCGGTTTCATCGTTGGGGTCCATGCCCTTGATCCACTCACTGGCGGCGGCAATCACCGATGCCGAGTTGCGTTCGCTGAGCTCCACTCGCGTGCGATGGCGAACTCCATCGACGGGGTGTTTGAGATTCTCCAGCAACGCCGCGATCGGCTGCCCGTCGATGGCCACAGGTTCTTGCAGCGGACGATCCTTGACCGTCAGGCGGAAGATACGACCGTGAACATGGTCACGGTTGGGGTCGCGGATATTGTGTTGCATGTGACCGATGATGGCGTTGTGCCAGTCGGACACGTACAACGCACCGTCTTCGCCCACGATGGCGTCGGTGGGGCGGAAGTTGCGGTCGTCGCTGTTGAGCAGTTCCACCTGAGGCGTGCCCCAGACTTCGCCCAACTTGCGATCTTTGCCGTTGCCGTCGCGATCCAAATCATAAGCTTTGACGCCCAAGAAGCCGATCGTGTTGCAGATCAAGAAGTCCTGCTGCAGGTCTTCGGGAAAATGCGCGGACGAGAGGATTTCGTCGGCGGCCACGGGACGAAATTCTTTGGTCAACAACGTGTGCATCTTGAAGCCCTTGCCTTCGGGACGCACTTGATAGGATCGGCCACCGGTGCCGTCGTTGGCATAACAGTACCCCCAGCGATCGAAGGCCGTGCCGTGTGGGTTGGGCGAGTTGCCGGCGTGCGGCGTGATGGCGAAGGTACGAGGATCAAAACGGTACATCCCGGAGGCGCCGATATTCAGGTTCTGCTTCCAGGGCGTTTCGTGGTTATGCACCAGAAAGATACCACTTTGCCAATAGATCCCACCGTCGGGGCCGTAGATCAAGTTGTTGGCGGCGTGGTGCGTGTCGGCGGTGCCCAAACCTTGCAGGATGGGGTACCGCACGTCGGCTTTGTCGTCGCCGTCGGTGTCCTTCAAGAACAGCAGGTCGGGGCCACTGGTGACCAGCACGCCACCGTTCCAGAATTCAAAGCCCAGCGGGTTGTGCACGCTGGCAAAGATCTTGCGAGTATCGGCGACACCGTCCTTGTCGATATCCTCAAAGATCATCAGGGTGTCGTTCATTTCCTTGCCGGGTTCCCATTTGGGATACGTGTTCCAGCTGGCGGCCCACAGACGCCCCTTGGTGTCGACCTGCATTTGCACAGGGTTGGCCAAGTCAGGGAATTGCTCCTCCGAGGCGAACACGTTCAGCTCGAATCCGTCGGGAACGTTGATTTTGGCCAGCGATTCCTCGGGGCTGAGGTAATCGACGCTGCCTTCTTTCGCAGCGCTGGAGCTCTTGCTGCCACCGCCCACGTTGGAGATGACTTTGACCGGCGGCGGAACATTGCTGTCGTCGACCTTGTAGCTCTTGCCGTTGGCGGCGGCCCAAATGGCGGGATCACGATTGGCCGTCATCACGTCCAACATCACCAGTTCGTGCTTCAGCACGTCCGCGTTGCTCTGCCCGTCGACAAAAGTCAACGTCGAACGACCGCCCCAGATATCATTGCCGTCGGTGGCGCGGTAGCGATTGTGCCAGTGCCAGTTTTTGTCTTCGACGGCGCTGTAAATGTCTTCTAGATCCGCATCGGCGGGGACGGTTTTGCCCAACAGCGCGTTGGAGATCACGTCGGCCAGCTTGCGATAGCCGGTGTTGTTAAGGTGAATGCCGTTGATGGTGTGACGGTCGGAACTGGTTTGGTACATCTGCAGCGTCGGCGTGTAGAGATCGACAAAGGTCGCTCCCGTTTCTTCGGCCGCCTTGCGGGTCGCTTCGGTGTAAGCCGCCAGATTGCGATTGATGATCCGGCCTTTGGGCAGGTGGCGATCGCCAAAGTTTTCGTAGGCGATGGGGCTGAACAGCACAAACCGCAGCTCTTTGCCCTGTTCTTTCTGCAGCTTGGTGTAGCGATCGACCAACTTCACCAACTCGCCGCGATACGAGTCGGCGCCGGCCGGTCCACCGTATGATTCGTTGTAGCCATAGAAGGTGAACACGACGTCGGGCGAGACGTGTTGCAGGTATTCACCGTCGTTGGTGAAGCCCTTGTTTCGTGGTCGTTTGTTGACCATGTCGCCCGAGAAGCTCATGTTGCGAAAGCGGACGTTTTTGTCTTTCAGCTGGCTTTGCAGGACGGTTTCGACCCAAGGGTCGTGCTGCATGCGGTCCGCCAGGCCGTTGCCGTACAGGGCGACCACATCGTTTTGCTGAAAAGCAAAGGGTTCGGCGGCCGACGCCTGCGGCGCCGTCAACGCGGCCGACAACCCGCCGAGCATCAGCAGGAAATACAGTGAATTCTTTAGCATTTCGCGATATCGTGATTAGTGGAAATGGGGGTGCCTTGCCGGTCAGACGGGCAGAGCTCGCGCCGTAACAAAGCGTGGGAAATACATGGGGGCAGGCAAGACACGCCCGTTGGGTGGGCTGGAGAGCCACTATTCTAACAGCCGCGGAAACTTTCCGGGTTGACCTAGGATGATTTATAAACGCAAATCCCGCAATCCTCCCCGTTTGATACCGGTTGATGGGAAGAATCCCGCCAAACCCACCCGCCGGCTAGTCGATCACCGAGGCCGGCTTGGGTTTGGGGGCATTGGGGTCGGGGGGGTTCTTGGGCGGTGGCGGCGGCGGCCCCAAGCGAATACCGCCGGTGATGTGGGTGGTGTACAACCAGTCCTCGTTCTGGGGCTCCCAGCCGGCCAAGATGCCCTGCTGGCTGAACACGCTGCGGGCCGCCACGTAGACGTCGAAGCTATCGGGCAGAACGTAGAAGCGACCGTAGTACTTCGTGGCATCCAACTGACTGAGCAGATCGCGGCGAAAACGTGAACGGGGCGTCGCCAGCATGGATTCGGTGGCGCCGCGGCCTTCGCGGGGCGTCAGGCGAATCCGCGGCCAGGTTTTGCCTTGAACGTAATACTCGACGTCGAAGAAGTTGTCTTGGTCTTTTAGTTTTTCGTACAGCGGCGTGAACTTTTCCGGATCAATGCCGGCCTTTGGATCACGGTCCAGCCCCAGACGCTGGATGATCGCCTTGGCCTTGACCTCGGCCCGTTTGCGAAACACCTCCGCATTGACGGGGAAGACCTGATTGCCGGAACACACAAAGGAGGCTTCTTTGGAACCAGGGGGGGCGGGCCGCGGATTGGGAATACTGACTTCGACATCCGCGGCGACCTGACGCTTGGGCGTCTGATCCAACATCGCTTCCAATTTGGCTTTCTGTTCCAGTGAGGTGGCGATCAGCGTCTGCATCTGCTCGCGTTGCTGCTTCGTGTTGGCGATCTCCGTCGCCGCTTTTTCGGCCATCTCCCGATCCGACTCGATCTTCATGGCGTACTCGTTCATCTGCTTTTTACTGTCGGCGATCTGCTTCTGACGACGGGCCAACAGTTCCTTGCTTTTGCGCAGTTCTTCACGCTGGGCTTCGGCATCGATATCCAGGGGATCGACCAGGATCCGGCTCAGCTCATAGGCCTCCTTCTTTTTGGTCAACAGTTGCTGTTCCAGTTCGGCAACTTTTTCCTCGTCGATGTCGGATTCGGAGGTCACACGGGTGACCACTTCGGCAACGCTCATCTGCGTCACGATCAACACCAGAACGAGGATGCCTACGACGTTGGTCATGGTATCGAGCAGCGAGTCCAAGCCGCCGTCATCGTCTTCGGAAGGGGCCCTGCGTGCCATTATTCAGCTGCCTCCGTTTGGCCATCGGCGAAGGCGCTTAAGTCGATGCGTCCTTTGCCGACGACGGGAATTTTACCGTTGCGGATTTGCCGCTCCTGGCACATTTTTCGCGCCGCGCGATAGACCGACAGGCCGTCGCTGCGAACCAGAAACACGATCGTGTCATCTTTGCCGTTGAGCGTCTTTTCCAGCAGTGCGATGAAGTCGCTGTCGCTGGCCATTTGTCCGGCTCGAATTCGTTTAGGTGGCTGCATGTGGTGCATCACGATCGCTCCTTCGGTGCATTCGACGAAGTGCGGCACGAAGTTCAGCCCGCTGCCCTGAGGCAACACCGTGACGTTGGATTCGGAGGCGGCGACGCGATCTTTGACCTCCTGATCGAGCTGTGCGATCTGCTCTTGCAGGGCGTCCAGCTCGGCCTTCATTTGGCTGGCCGTTTCGCGTTCTTTCTCGTCGAGCGTGGGGATTACGACCTTGATCTTTTCCTGTTCCGCCAGAGCTTTGTCGACTTCCTCCTGCTCGGCCAACAATTCCTCCAGTTCCGCCAGCGTCATGTCCAGCAGCTTCTTCTCCTCACGCAGCTGCAGACCGGTGGAATTGGAAACCACGATCTCGCGTTTCAACTCGGCGAGCTCATCCTCGACCGCATCGAGCTCTTTCTGGGAGGCTTCGAATTGTTCGATTTGAGCGATGTCGGGGGTATCGGTTTGTGCAAGCGCCAGGGTGGCGATCATCATCGTCAGCACACCGATCACGCTGGCGATGATGCTGAGGAAGGGGAACAGCGAAATGTCGTCGTCCGAGGCGCGTGGTCTACGGGCCATGTCTAACGTCGTCCCTTGGCTCGAGAACGTTTACCAAACCAGCCGTTGCGCGAGGGCGGGTCGCTGGCAACTTGCTGGACCACGACCTGCTGGTCGCCCAGTTGTTGCAACACGCTACTGAGGCTAGCCAATCCGGTCTGCACGCCCGTCAGGTGTTCTTCCAACGAAGTGTGGGTTTGCGAAAAGGTTTCGTTGACCTGCGACTGCAAGCTGACCGTTTGTTCGGTCAACGATGTCAGCGTTTGCTGAATCTTGTCAGCGGCGTTGGCCATCTGATCCAGCTGGGCCTGCAGACGCGCCTGCTGGTCGAGCTGTTGTTCGTGCAACACCTTGATGTGTTTTTCCTGCTGTTGTTCGATCCGCTGATTGACCTTGTCCCAGCCCTGGGAGACTTGGTCGGTCAGATGACTGCCGATCCCATCCAGCTTGGCCAGCCACTGTTCCATTTCAGCGTGATGCGTACCCAAAGCCTGTTCGACGGCTTGTCGAAACACATCCGATTCACCCGCCGCCGCGCCGCTGGCGCCGCGTTCGGCTCCGCCTTCGCGACCGTCGTTCAAACGTCGCAGCAGGTTTTCATTACAGTACTCGTCGACGCTGGTGATCAGATCTTCTTCGCTTTTCTGCAACGCCGACGCGGGGATCTTGACCAACATGCTCATGATCAACGCCAACAG from Roseimaritima ulvae includes these protein-coding regions:
- a CDS encoding putative signal transducing protein, whose protein sequence is MDDNPYKASMTPPGGEPLPPSSNADAEGLAEPVLAYTANGNLEAHSVVTWLEAHGVRSYAVEDNSGVSLFAFGTISQFHKPQVFVTKDDLQRAGELLHQFEIQRDKRRADLDAAAPIVSQCEECGASSEFPASQDGTTQNCPKCSAFMDVGSFDWPDDFDYGDADPEPQPSDNADEAMAAASRLDQMGEWDAAIAAYQEVADRWPEHATYIANCIADVQRKLDATR
- a CDS encoding PVC-type heme-binding CxxCH protein: MLKNSLYFLLMLGGLSAALTAPQASAAEPFAFQQNDVVALYGNGLADRMQHDPWVETVLQSQLKDKNVRFRNMSFSGDMVNKRPRNKGFTNDGEYLQHVSPDVVFTFYGYNESYGGPAGADSYRGELVKLVDRYTKLQKEQGKELRFVLFSPIAYENFGDRHLPKGRIINRNLAAYTEATRKAAEETGATFVDLYTPTLQMYQTSSDRHTINGIHLNNTGYRKLADVISNALLGKTVPADADLEDIYSAVEDKNWHWHNRYRATDGNDIWGGRSTLTFVDGQSNADVLKHELVMLDVMTANRDPAIWAAANGKSYKVDDSNVPPPVKVISNVGGGSKSSSAAKEGSVDYLSPEESLAKINVPDGFELNVFASEEQFPDLANPVQMQVDTKGRLWAASWNTYPKWEPGKEMNDTLMIFEDIDKDGVADTRKIFASVHNPLGFEFWNGGVLVTSGPDLLFLKDTDGDDKADVRYPILQGLGTADTHHAANNLIYGPDGGIYWQSGIFLVHNHETPWKQNLNIGASGMYRFDPRTFAITPHAGNSPNPHGTAFDRWGYCYANDGTGGRSYQVRPEGKGFKMHTLLTKEFRPVAADEILSSAHFPEDLQQDFLICNTIGFLGVKAYDLDRDGNGKDRKLGEVWGTPQVELLNSDDRNFRPTDAIVGEDGALYVSDWHNAIIGHMQHNIRDPNRDHVHGRIFRLTVKDRPLQEPVAIDGQPIAALLENLKHPVDGVRHRTRVELSERNSASVIAAASEWIKGMDPNDETEAHHMLEALWLYQQHGYRNEDLLNTMLASEVKHAAMAANTVKHFWHNVDATGASGFEAPAELEFVKFDPPKHLSPAEQKVYKLGSEVYQRESHCATCHLAHGKGSPNVYPSLINSPWVLGDEDRLIKLSLHGLWGKLTVHGKTYDPARGVPPMTAFRSLLKDDELAAVLTFVRNTWGNEAAPVSPEKVKQVRQETIDRTTFWTPDELLKEHPMEAGLAGNQPAEEVEEFSNEALEKELMDAPVEELVREAMAKGNAQRGQKLFYQSAAACFACHNPPSGAARLGPDLNKIKTKLTPEQLVDSILRPSQLIDKDYAQVSVLTADGKIQTGVRVSENDDEIVLRNLAEPDPIKIAQDDIEDVTESKVSLMPANLTRSLKSRKEFNDLMKYILEIRKR